In Geoalkalibacter sp., the genomic window CGCGCCAGGCGGCGAGGACGTCCGTTGGCGCCCCCTGCCGTCCGCCGCCGCCCTGGAAGATACCCTGGCGCCGCTGCTGCTCGAAGCCTTGCGTCCCTGCCTGCAAGCGCATGGTGCCGCCGAGGCGCTGGCCGCCTTCGAGCGCTTTCGCTTGCTTACCGCCCTGCGCCGCGGCCCCTGGGGCGTGGAGGAACTCAACCGGCTCGCCGAAAAGATTCTTGCCCGTCGGGGGCTGATCCAACCCGCGACGCCCTTTTACGCGGGACGGCCCATTCTCGTCACGGGCAACGACTATCGCCTGGGCCTGTTCAACGGCGATATCGGCCTGATCTGGCCCGATCCCGACAGCGGCGGGGCCCTGCGGGCGTTTTTTCCCCAGGTGGGCGGCGAACTGCGCAAAATCGCGCCGCCGCGTCTGCCGGTGCACGAAACGGTTTTCGCCATGACCGTGCACAAAAGCCAGGGCAGCGAATTTGATCAGGTGCTGCTGGTCCTTCCCGAAAGCACCGCCGAACTGCTCAGCCGCGAATTGCTCTATACCGCCCTGACCCGTGCCCGGCGCAGGGTCGAGATATGGGGCGACGAACATCTCGTGAGCGCGGTGGTCGGTCGGCGCGTGGAACGCCGCTCCGGGCTGCGCGAGGCGCTGTGGAGCTAGGGCAGGGCCGCTTTTTCGTGCGTCTTGTTGAAAGGCGGTACCGGCGGGAGGATAATAAATGTGTAATAAGCTTTCTAAACGCATCTTGATTTGTTATCTTAAAAAATATTTTATGTTTGATGCCTGTCGAGGGAGACTCCTAGGCAAATAACGGCTGGCGGAGGTGTTCATGAGTGTAGATTTTCAAACGGTCGTCAATGCGGTGGGTGATCTGCCGCCCATGCCCGCCGTGGCGGTCAAGGTGATCGAGCAGTTGCAAAATCCCACCACCTCGGCGGCGGGTCTGGCGGAAACCGTGGCCCATGATCCCGCCCTGTCGGCGCGGGTCCTCAAAATCGCCAATTCGTCCTTTTATTCCATGAAGCGCCAGGTCAAGACCCTGGAAAACGCCATCGTCCTGCTCGGCGAGCGCACCCTGCGCAGTCTGGTGCTGGCCGCCAGCCTCAAGGGGATGAACAAGAGCTTCGGCCTGCTGGAAAAAATGCTCTGGGAAGATTCCATCGGTTGCGCCATCGGCGCCAAGATCCTGGCGCGGCGCTACGAGACCGCCGATGTCGAGGAAGCCTTTCTCAGCGGCCTGTTTCGCCACATCGGCAAGGTGGTGCTCAACTACAGTCGGCCGCAGGATTTTCAGGAACTGATGCAGGCGGTCTACAACGGCGAAGGCACCATTCAGCAGCTCGAAGGGCGCTATTTTCCCTTCAGCCACGCTCTGGTCGGCGCTGCGGTCCTCAAGAAGTGGAACTTTTCCGAAAGCCTCATCCAAAGCACCCTGCATCATGCCGATCTCGACATCGACGCGGTGCGTGAGCCGACTCTCCATCGCCTGACCGCCACGGTGCATGTGGCCGGAGCCCTGTGCGCCAAGCTGGGCATCGGCCAGCGC contains:
- a CDS encoding HDOD domain-containing protein, with the protein product MSVDFQTVVNAVGDLPPMPAVAVKVIEQLQNPTTSAAGLAETVAHDPALSARVLKIANSSFYSMKRQVKTLENAIVLLGERTLRSLVLAASLKGMNKSFGLLEKMLWEDSIGCAIGAKILARRYETADVEEAFLSGLFRHIGKVVLNYSRPQDFQELMQAVYNGEGTIQQLEGRYFPFSHALVGAAVLKKWNFSESLIQSTLHHADLDIDAVREPTLHRLTATVHVAGALCAKLGIGQRLPDAQLQLEKLPSVRNLELRTVDLPELLDHIRVVFNENRDYFLG